Genomic segment of Drosophila simulans strain w501 chromosome 2R, Prin_Dsim_3.1, whole genome shotgun sequence:
CGCTCTCCCAGAGATGTTGTCTGCCCTGCTGATGCACGAGAACGGCCTGGATCTTGTGGCAGTGGTGGGACCGGATTCACCAGACACCGAACGATTCGTGGAAATTTGTCGCAAGTTCTATATTCCAAGCATGATCATAGTCCATGTGGATCCCTCGAATCCAGAGGAAGCCTCCAATCAGCGCTTGCAGACAAAGTTTAAGATGGTGGGCGGCAAAACTACGGTTTACATTTGTCACGAGCGAGCTTGTCGTATGCCAGTTACCGATccgcagcagctggaggataACCTAATGGCATATTTCTTCTCAAAACGTGATTAGATCCGGAAATTTACtcgaaatgtatttttagaaCTTCTAGATGTTAgttaattgttattgttttgcttcaaaagcaaaaaaaaaaaatgagttcTCGGAACTACATAGTGTTAAGAGCCCGTTATTAAAGACCCCAATAGACTTGCGACTCCAGCTTCTTCCATTGTTAAGTCTGAGAGACTGCATTGCTCCTTAAGTGTCTAGAGTTGGTTAAAGTTGTTGTACAAAGGCTCCTCTTCTTATTTTCATGGTATAGCTTATGTAGATTTTGAACTGCAAGGTTCAAGAGCTCTCTCCAGTTTAAGACCTATCATACCCATCCATTTAAACGAGAAAACGAGGCTAACAGTGACTAATAACCGAAATAACCATATACAACGTTAATAAAGCCAGCAGGTGGAAAACATATACAATGTGTATCATAATCGTTAATGTTAGAGTGAATGCACAATTCACATCACACCATAATTGAAACTAACGTCGAGTTATCTCTCTTCTCGAATACAACACGTTTTGTGCATTTATTGGAATCGTTCTGTTCGTGGAGCTATCAACCATTCGGTGGTCGGCTGCACCTGCTCCGCCCCAGAGGCGTAGGCGTAAAACTAGGCTTTAAACTAAATGCGTGCCCTGCGCTGCGTCCGCGATCCGCCACCAAACCCGATCAAATGCAGGAGTGGTGCTGGGATCTCGAAAGCTACGGCAATCGGCGTAGAAGGAAACTAAACGTATGGAGAGAACAGTTCGGTAATCGGTAATAATAATCGTAATAATAGTAGTTTgtagcaattaaaataatttagttgAAATTCACATTCATCACATTGGTTGGCCGACCATCTGCCATGCCTCATCCTCAACTGTtgctgtcgtcgtcgtcctcgtcgtgGCCTCCGCCTCTCAGGTGTCTGCATCATTGAAGCTCATTGCTGCATCGAAACTATCCACGATGGTCTCCATGCGCTCATGATGCTCAAATCGGGCGAACTTTCGTGCAGATTTCCTGTACCTCCGCGAGAAGCGCGCACGCCGAAAGAAACGGAAGCGCgtgtcctcctcctcctcgtcgtacTCCGGCGCCGACACAGAATCCTCGTCCGTTTCGCGCAGAAATTCCTTCGGATCCCGATGAATCTTAAAGATCTTGGTGGCCGTCGCCCCGTTTAACTTCGATATGGTGCGCGAGGCATTGAGTATTCCACTGGAATTCGAAATGGAATTGCTGCGGTTCTTAATAGCCGTCAGCCGATTTGTGATGGACACCACGTTGAATAACTTGGACAGCTCCGAGTCGACGCAGCGCGATTCGCGACGCAGGTTCTTGCCATTCTTTACGTAGATGAAGTGGTTCAAGGGGCTCTGGCTCAAGCTTTGGCTATCCAAGGGATGGCTTCCAGGGGAGCAGGTGGGCGAGATGGAGACGGATAcggagttgctgctgccgccgcacCCGCTGGTCAGcagagtgggcgtggaggGCGGCGCTGGCGGTGGCACATGCGGCATTGTGTAGCAACGCTGGCGGCCCGAGGCCAATGAGGAACCCCCGCCCGCCGGCCCTTCGTACAGGTTGGTCACGTTGTAGCGGCTCAGGCGGCACAGCGACGTGGACTCCTGTTCCAGTTCCGCCTCCGGGTCGTGGCTGGTGGGCATGTCCATGGcctgtgcatgtgtgtgcgtggtttttggccaggttTTTCGAGTGGGTGGAGTGTGGCGAGCGGAGAGCGAAGAGCAAAGTGGTGTCGTGTGTGGTGCGACGGGGCGAAAAGAAAGGGCGTTGCAGCAGCCTCTGGATTAAACCGATTCATTCATCTTCGGACGCAGTGCATCCACTTACCTGCAGCAAGCCTTCGACTTCCATGTACTGGCTGTCGGTGGTGAGACGGTGTGTTTTGTGCATCAGTTGTTGATATCAGGTATATTGATtaggaaatatataaataaagacTGTCATCGATATTTGCTTCCACCTATCGGGCTGTTGAACTTCGATATCAGCAGgctttatttatgttatacAATCGGGACCCACGGCACGTCGATACTTGGATACTGGGCGTTATCGGTGTTTTGACGGCGGCGCCACCTTCTTTACAGATTTTTCAAACAAACTATTTtcaaaagcacacacaaaatacaTGTGATATTGTTAGTAAATTTCAATACGTTTGCTTCGACctcgaaactgaaactgaaccctgttcaggaaaacttttcaaaagcACACtgtataaaatgaaaattactttattttacttttcgtTGACTAATAATGTAGCATtacttatttataatattatccAAAATATAACAAGATATAATCACACAACATGTGACTTCTGATTGAGATATTGTTAGTAGGAAGTGAATCCATTAAGATTTTAAGTCTGATTGGAGCCtcttgaaattatttattatttaaaacttacaATTTCTAACGGGTTTTGACCGTTAGTTCAATACATCATCTATAGAAAGGCTcagacatttaattttattgaaataaaagaaccatttaaatttgtatttttatatggcATATTTGAATATTCATATCATTCGGTGGGGAATTCATTAAATACTTAACTTATCCTGAAAcccaaaaagaatttttgtaaattttggCTAATTGCAttcttttattatataaacttttgtttatgaTCATCTTCAATGCATGTAACTGTAAtgaatgtaaatgtaaaaatgttgTCCCAACCAgcccataaaatataaacaattacgCAGTTTTCCGTTTCTGAGTTTAATGGTTGTTTTCTGGTTTCAGTCTTTAAGTTTacagttttatatttttagcagATCCACGCATCCACTTGTGGTCTTCCATAGGcccccactttttttttttttgtttctgtgtgGGAATAGCGGGCCAAACTATTGCTGTGCTTGTGGCCAAGACTCCTGTTGATGGCGCACTGTGCAAGTCGTCTGGTCACCATGGTCCGGAAGGGTTCCGGGTGGTCGGATGGCTGGTCGCGCCTATGTCATCTGCACAAGCGGCCGGTTTTGCTTGGTTTGGGGGCGGGGAGTGACTGTGCCGGCTGGAGGAGCACGGCAGTGACGCGTCCCAGCCCCtggcttttgtgtgttttgggaTGGATACTGGCGTGCCGAAGCCTGTCGCGAAATTGCTTGGGTCGAATGTTAAACAGCCCTACCCGTGATCTCGAAGAGACAGTTTTAGCGTGCCAACCGCACGGATGGCGAATCGTTAGCCATCGTAGTGCAATGTGAGTTCGAATTGTTTTGACAAAAGTCAAAAAATTGGttggttttttaaatttccgaagAAATTTAGGTTTTGCCCGGTTCACGCCCACTGTAGCTCCACTCGCACGGGGGACAACGCGAAGGGTTGCGACACCGGAAACCGGAGGCAGCCGAAGCCGCTACCGGAATCGGGTGGCGCCCGCCTTCGGGACCGTCGAAATCCTCCTGCAAAAGGATCTAAGTGGGCATTCATCGGACGGGGGGTTTTTTGCCAGCTTCACAAAGGACCAGGATCAGACGAAAAATCTGCAAATAAATGGTTACAAAAGCGATGATTGCCATGTCTTTCAACACAGTAATCATCTCTTTTGTTAGCCAGCTAATCGCTTTTTCTCCGCTGACCGGCACAAAGTGGAGCCGGCGGTTGTGAGAATTAACGGTTGTGCGGGGCGGCTGGAGATCAGGCAACATCCATTTCGGACTCGCAATGTccaaatattagattcgaaGAAAATAGGAGCTCCATGCCGAGGCACTTTGCCCGCCATCTGGTTCGAATATCATATTCCTCCATTGCGGATAACCGATCTTACGGACGAAATGCCTGATCCTCAGCCGCCCCGCCCGATGATTCTCGAAATCTAGTTTCTAGTTGCAAATAAAGTTTCAAtgttgcaataaaaattatcGCTTTCCAAATGCTGGCGTTCTGTGCCAAAATAGCCGCAAGTCGGCGTgaaatattatgaaaatagAGCCGTTTTCGAGGCATTGCGAAGAGCAATACAAACAGCGTGAATTTGGGGATTTCAGATGCTAGTCGAGGCTTACCGGCACGCCGATTGCCAGTGAGTATGAAGAGTATGAAGAgatgtggctgttgctgctgctgatgtggctGCTCCTCATCTCCAGCTCTCCGGTTGTTGGGCTCTCTCTCTGACGTCGATCGGCTGGCGAGGCTACGAAAAGTTCTGTTTGGATGGGCGGCAGCAGCGATGAGGTCATGAATGACGGGGGCTGCTGCCTcttggtgtttggtgttgttaaTGTCGCCTAATTCTCGTTCTGATCCTCCTGCCGATCCTTCTGGCGCTTGCGGCAGTTGTCGAAGGTGTGGCCCCGGAAGCTGCAGTAGGTGCATCGGGTGATGCGCTTGGAGCCACGGGTGTTCTTTGTTGCGGCGACCTGTTCCTCGTCCTCCTGGTTGTTGTGCTCGATGATGCGGCCCTGTTCCAGGAGATCCTTGAAGGTATGGATACCTTGGCGGGAGATGTGCTTGCGGTATTTGATGTTCAGCAGACCGAACAGAAGATCCAGTTCCGTCTCCTCGTCGTGACGACCGTTGGGCAGCTGGGCCAGCAGCGCTCGCTTCTGGATGACGAAGGTGTCAATGGGGTCATGGTCCTCCTGCTTGTTTTGGAAGAACTCCGTGTAGATCTGGTAGGCGGGCTTGGTGGGCGAGAAGTGTTCGCGGATGAGGGCGATGGCTTCCTTCCACGTGGTGGCCTCCTTGCGGACGCCTTGCCACCAGGTGCTGGCCATACCGTAGAACAGCAGAGAGATGCCCTTCAGGGCGTTCTCGTCGCTGATCCCCTCCACATCCTTGTATGTCTCGATGTTGCCGATGAACTCCTCGACCACGTCGTGGTCGCGGGTTCCGCCGAAGCTGTGTGTACAGGCGGAGAAGTTGCCCTTGCCTCTGCTGGCAtctgctcctccggctgctgctgcacttccGGCGGCGCCCACGGCGGCCGCTCTTACCGCTTCGATCAGCTCGCGTAGCTGCTCGTTGGTCATCTGTGTAAGCTGGGCCATTTTTGCTGCTGTGTGAGGTTAGGCGATCAAATTAATCTTGGTTCAGTCGGCGGACAAAGCCAGTGTAGCGAATGCGGCCGGTGATTTGAACTGAGCAGCCCTCACACATGGCGGCCCTTTTATACCCGCCGGTTGTGAAATCGAACTTCGAAAAAGCTTGAGGAATTGGGGAGAGCCAATAAGAGAGAGATGGTCTATGTTTTTGGTATTATTGCTCAAAGTGAATCATCGCgttatttaataatagtaGTTTGAAAGCCGGtaactacatatatatgtacatatgtagctCCGCCACTGATAGGCAAACCTGATTGTAAATATGGCCCAAACTGATAAACAAACCTTAATTTAACAGAACTGATAACTACTAGTGTTTTGTACAATATActgcagaatttaatgtttttggaGGGGCTTGCCTGTGGTTTCTAGGGAGTTTTCcttgttttatattattactcttttttgtgaaattgtcgcaatttatgtatttgtaGTTATACTCGGTtacttataatttttgtatgaGTAATTagatatattattatatttgtttcgatattagtttaaattcactttaagcctatcaattgaaaaatatattaaataaagttattatttgttattcaCAACTCAGTT
This window contains:
- the LOC6734467 gene encoding uncharacterized protein LOC6734467; protein product: MHKTHRLTTDSQYMEVEGLLQAMDMPTSHDPEAELEQESTSLCRLSRYNVTNLYEGPAGGGSSLASGRQRCYTMPHVPPPAPPSTPTLLTSGCGGSSNSVSVSISPTCSPGSHPLDSQSLSQSPLNHFIYVKNGKNLRRESRCVDSELSKLFNVVSITNRLTAIKNRSNSISNSSGILNASRTISKLNGATATKIFKIHRDPKEFLRETDEDSVSAPEYDEEEEDTRFRFFRRARFSRRYRKSARKFARFEHHERMETIVDSFDAAMSFNDADT
- the LOC27209106 gene encoding activity-regulated cytoskeleton associated protein 1, with protein sequence MAQLTQMTNEQLRELIEAVRAAAVGAAGSAAAAGGADASRGKGNFSACTHSFGGTRDHDVVEEFIGNIETYKDVEGISDENALKGISLLFYGMASTWWQGVRKEATTWKEAIALIREHFSPTKPAYQIYTEFFQNKQEDHDPIDTFVIQKRALLAQLPNGRHDEETELDLLFGLLNIKYRKHISRQGIHTFKDLLEQGRIIEHNNQEDEEQVAATKNTRGSKRITRCTYCSFRGHTFDNCRKRQKDRQEDQNEN